The Sulfitobacter sp. S223 genome has a window encoding:
- a CDS encoding LysM peptidoglycan-binding domain-containing protein has protein sequence MKATGPKITFDTTAPRSSVEQRVVREAWEKKLNAPKHPKALPCRVMVEPVPGASEFEAMGPMSEPKPDFYPRQATRGMSVSVVGLTILLGVASVTLWGYGHQSTEPENISSLLGLSEPQAGPEPTGEDATSADTSDLSPLVPAGLQSTPAMTPKQQSRNSSIRRQGANKSRALQNVVLASRHDGGVDKDTMMLTLARNGSLHSQSSARTTAAREMSRKIFAVSPARSEHLSSLRLFTVTQGDSHAYIALQFYGLPDAYSRIIEANRDTLQSPDMIQLGQRLIIPS, from the coding sequence GTGAAAGCAACCGGACCCAAAATAACATTCGATACAACGGCCCCTCGATCTTCGGTCGAACAGCGGGTTGTTCGGGAGGCTTGGGAAAAGAAACTGAATGCTCCGAAGCACCCGAAAGCACTGCCGTGCCGTGTGATGGTTGAGCCTGTCCCCGGGGCATCTGAATTTGAGGCAATGGGTCCGATGTCCGAGCCCAAACCTGACTTTTATCCTCGCCAAGCAACGCGGGGCATGTCAGTTTCGGTTGTCGGTCTGACCATTCTTCTGGGAGTGGCCTCTGTTACGCTTTGGGGCTACGGCCACCAGTCTACCGAACCGGAAAACATCTCAAGTCTGCTGGGATTGAGCGAGCCGCAGGCCGGTCCAGAGCCAACGGGCGAAGATGCAACCAGCGCCGACACTTCTGATCTTTCGCCGCTGGTGCCTGCAGGACTTCAATCTACTCCCGCGATGACGCCAAAGCAGCAGTCACGAAACTCGTCGATCCGGAGACAGGGCGCGAACAAATCACGTGCGCTGCAAAATGTCGTTCTGGCAAGCCGCCATGATGGCGGGGTCGACAAAGATACCATGATGCTGACTCTGGCGAGAAACGGGTCATTGCACAGTCAAAGCAGCGCCAGAACCACAGCAGCCAGAGAGATGTCGCGTAAGATATTTGCCGTCTCTCCTGCACGCAGCGAGCATCTGAGCAGCCTGCGTCTTTTCACGGTTACGCAAGGTGACAGCCACGCGTACATCGCACTTCAATTTTACGGGTTGCCTGATGCTTACAGCCGCATCATAGAGGCAAATCGTGACACCCTACAATCGCCCGATATGATCCAGCTAGGCCAGCGGTTAATAATACCCAGCTGA
- the uraH gene encoding hydroxyisourate hydrolase produces MSNGYLTTHVLDTGLGRPAAGLQITLYRIDGENRVRCAQLRTNDDGRTDTPILPEAEFSTGTYELVFEAGAYLDDVGMPPETPRFLDVIPIRFGISDPDAHYHVPLLLSSFGYSTYRGS; encoded by the coding sequence ATGTCTAACGGCTACCTTACAACCCACGTTCTAGACACTGGCTTAGGGCGCCCTGCTGCAGGCTTGCAGATCACCCTCTACCGCATCGACGGAGAAAACCGCGTACGCTGTGCGCAACTGCGAACCAACGACGACGGGCGCACAGACACGCCTATTCTGCCAGAAGCGGAGTTCAGCACTGGCACCTATGAGCTGGTATTTGAGGCAGGCGCCTATCTGGATGATGTTGGCATGCCCCCCGAAACCCCGCGATTTCTTGATGTGATCCCTATTCGCTTCGGCATTTCCGATCCAGACGCGCATTACCACGTGCCGCTTTTGCTTTCGTCTTTCGGCTATTCTACGTATCGCGGCAGTTGA
- the deoC gene encoding deoxyribose-phosphate aldolase has product MSIDTYTATSTNAAQLPQVTEPRNAGMPLDLNWVLGAQANTSAIERRAASIAARRSVKKAHQAAWLLKAVTCIDLTTLSGDDTARRVGRLCAKARQPVTASVLDALGMPPVTVGAVCVYHEMIGPAVDALQGSGIPVAAVSTGFPAGLSPLPLRIAEIEQSVAAGAAEIDIVISRRHVLEGNWQALYDEMRAFRAACGDAHVKAILATGELGSLRNVARASLVCMMAGADFIKTSTGKESVNATLPVSLVMIRAIRDYYERTGYRVGYKPAGGISKAKDAITYLALIKEELGDRWLQPDLFRFGASSLLNDIERQLEHHVSGNYSATYRHPTS; this is encoded by the coding sequence ATGTCGATAGATACTTATACCGCTACCTCTACTAACGCAGCCCAGCTGCCCCAAGTCACCGAACCGCGCAATGCGGGCATGCCGCTTGACCTTAACTGGGTGTTGGGCGCACAGGCGAATACCTCGGCGATTGAGCGGCGCGCGGCTTCTATCGCGGCCAGAAGATCTGTCAAAAAGGCGCATCAGGCCGCTTGGCTGCTTAAGGCTGTGACCTGCATTGACCTGACCACCCTATCCGGTGACGACACAGCGCGGCGCGTAGGGCGACTGTGCGCCAAAGCGCGGCAACCGGTTACGGCGTCAGTTCTGGACGCGCTTGGAATGCCCCCCGTAACGGTCGGCGCGGTCTGCGTGTACCACGAAATGATCGGCCCCGCCGTAGATGCGCTGCAAGGCTCCGGTATTCCTGTGGCGGCCGTATCGACCGGATTTCCAGCCGGCCTGTCCCCTTTGCCGCTGCGTATCGCCGAAATCGAACAGAGCGTTGCTGCAGGTGCTGCCGAGATCGACATCGTCATTTCGCGCCGTCACGTGCTGGAAGGCAACTGGCAGGCTCTTTATGACGAGATGCGTGCTTTTCGCGCGGCCTGCGGCGATGCGCATGTGAAAGCGATCCTTGCAACCGGAGAGCTGGGCAGCTTGCGGAATGTCGCTCGCGCGTCTCTTGTTTGCATGATGGCAGGCGCCGATTTCATCAAGACCTCCACAGGCAAGGAAAGCGTGAATGCCACGCTACCTGTGTCATTGGTAATGATCCGCGCCATCCGCGACTACTATGAGCGCACCGGCTACCGCGTTGGCTACAAGCCGGCGGGTGGTATTTCGAAAGCCAAAGACGCAATCACCTATCTAGCGTTGATCAAAGAGGAGCTTGGGGATCGCTGGCTTCAGCCCGATCTGTTCCGCTTTGGTGCATCGTCGCTGCTGAATGACATCGAGCGACAGCTGGAGCATCACGTGAGCGGCAACTATTCCGCGACCTACCGCCACCCCACCTCCTGA
- a CDS encoding aldehyde dehydrogenase family protein, with protein MTVSDVFQTMDYGTAPESAAEALAWIVDQGGRFGQFIDGEMTAPGDVFESRNPATDDVLAHLTQGTQADVDAAVKAARRAQPKWEAAGGPARAKVLYALARLLQKHSRLFAVLETLDNGKPIREARDIDIPLAQRHFYYHAGMAQLMESELPDAEALGVCGQVIPWNFPLLMLAWKVAPALAMGNTVVLKPAEYTSLTALLFADICMQAGVPKGVVNIVTGNGAVGEMIVNADVDKIAFTGSTAVGRRIREATAGSGKALTLELGGKSPYIVFDDADLDSAVEGLVDAIWFNQGQVCCAGSRLLVQEPVADLFHAKLRARMDKLRIGSPLDKSVDIGAIVDPKQLETISGMVAANSAGTTHVAACEIPTQGSFYPPTLITGLHPADTLMQEEIFGPVLVSTTFRTPAEAVSIANNTRYGLAATVWSENINLALDIAPKLAAGVVWINGTNMMDAAAGFGGVRESGFGREGGWEGLAAYTQSKAKRKPVKQVEAMSGSGAPQDGIDRTAKLYIGGKQARPDSGYSTPVWAKGGALLGHVPQASRKDVRNAVEAAQAAKGWAKTTGHLRAQILYYIAENLAARGPEFAQRLDAMQGGKSGSKEVEAALQSLFTYAAWADKYDGQAHGVPIRGIALAMKEPVGVIGALCPAQSPLLGLVAIMAPAIAMGNRVILSASDAFPLAATDFYQILDTSDVPAGVVNILTGSHADVAETMARHMDIDAVWSFGDPALDHVIEQGSASNLKRTWVQNGLAQDWYKTDAKAFLMHATEVKNIWVPYGE; from the coding sequence ATGACTGTATCCGACGTATTCCAGACCATGGACTATGGCACCGCCCCTGAATCCGCCGCCGAAGCACTTGCGTGGATCGTGGATCAGGGTGGCCGCTTTGGTCAGTTTATCGATGGGGAAATGACCGCCCCCGGCGACGTATTCGAAAGCCGCAACCCAGCCACCGATGACGTTTTGGCCCATTTGACCCAAGGCACTCAAGCGGACGTAGACGCCGCAGTAAAAGCAGCCCGCCGTGCGCAGCCCAAGTGGGAAGCCGCAGGCGGCCCCGCGCGGGCCAAAGTTCTTTACGCGCTGGCACGGCTTTTGCAAAAACACAGCCGACTTTTCGCGGTGCTGGAAACACTCGATAACGGAAAACCGATCCGTGAAGCGCGGGATATCGATATCCCCCTCGCACAGCGGCACTTCTACTATCACGCAGGCATGGCTCAGCTGATGGAAAGCGAGCTTCCCGATGCCGAAGCGCTTGGCGTTTGTGGCCAAGTTATCCCTTGGAACTTTCCACTGCTGATGTTGGCCTGGAAAGTCGCACCTGCGCTGGCGATGGGTAACACTGTTGTTTTGAAGCCCGCCGAATACACCTCTCTTACCGCGCTGTTGTTTGCAGATATTTGTATGCAGGCCGGCGTTCCGAAGGGCGTTGTGAACATCGTCACTGGTAACGGCGCTGTGGGCGAGATGATCGTGAACGCGGATGTTGATAAGATTGCCTTCACCGGGTCAACTGCCGTTGGCCGCCGGATTCGGGAGGCAACCGCCGGATCAGGCAAGGCGCTGACGCTCGAACTGGGGGGTAAATCGCCCTATATCGTGTTCGACGATGCCGATCTGGATTCCGCTGTCGAAGGGCTTGTTGACGCGATCTGGTTCAATCAGGGCCAAGTCTGCTGCGCAGGCTCGCGTCTGCTGGTGCAAGAGCCGGTCGCAGATCTGTTCCATGCCAAGCTTCGCGCGCGCATGGACAAGCTGCGCATTGGCTCTCCGCTGGACAAAAGCGTGGACATCGGCGCGATCGTTGATCCGAAACAGCTGGAAACGATCAGCGGCATGGTTGCAGCCAATAGCGCTGGCACGACCCACGTAGCAGCCTGTGAAATCCCGACGCAAGGCAGCTTTTATCCACCGACGCTGATTACTGGCCTGCACCCTGCAGATACGCTCATGCAGGAAGAAATCTTTGGGCCGGTTCTGGTTTCGACGACCTTCCGCACGCCAGCAGAGGCAGTAAGCATTGCCAACAACACGCGCTATGGCCTTGCCGCCACCGTATGGAGCGAAAACATCAATCTGGCACTTGATATCGCGCCAAAGCTCGCGGCCGGTGTTGTCTGGATTAACGGCACAAATATGATGGACGCTGCGGCGGGCTTTGGCGGCGTACGCGAAAGCGGCTTTGGCCGCGAAGGCGGCTGGGAGGGCCTTGCTGCCTACACGCAATCAAAAGCCAAACGAAAACCAGTGAAGCAGGTTGAAGCGATGAGCGGTTCTGGCGCACCGCAGGACGGGATTGACCGCACCGCCAAGCTTTATATCGGTGGGAAACAGGCGCGTCCCGATAGCGGTTATTCCACGCCGGTCTGGGCCAAAGGCGGCGCGCTGCTGGGTCATGTCCCGCAGGCAAGCCGCAAGGACGTGCGCAACGCGGTAGAGGCTGCGCAGGCAGCAAAAGGGTGGGCCAAGACGACAGGCCACTTGCGTGCGCAAATCCTTTACTACATCGCAGAGAACCTCGCGGCGCGCGGTCCCGAATTTGCACAGCGGCTTGACGCTATGCAGGGCGGAAAATCCGGTTCGAAAGAGGTAGAAGCGGCGTTGCAGTCCCTGTTCACCTATGCCGCTTGGGCAGACAAATACGATGGCCAAGCACACGGTGTTCCGATCCGCGGGATTGCCCTTGCGATGAAGGAACCTGTCGGTGTGATCGGTGCCCTGTGCCCCGCACAATCGCCGCTGCTGGGATTGGTAGCGATCATGGCACCCGCCATCGCGATGGGTAACCGCGTGATCCTCAGCGCGTCGGATGCGTTTCCATTGGCTGCCACAGATTTCTATCAAATACTTGATACATCCGATGTCCCCGCAGGCGTGGTGAACATCCTGACCGGATCACATGCTGATGTGGCAGAAACAATGGCCCGTCACATGGATATCGATGCTGTCTGGAGCTTTGGAGATCCGGCCCTTGATCACGTGATCGAGCAAGGATCAGCAAGTAATCTCAAGCGGACGTGGGTTCAAAACGGGCTTGCGCAGGACTGGTACAAAACCGACGCCAAAGCGTTCCTTATGCACGCAACCGAGGTCAAGAACATCTGGGTTCCTTACGGAGAGTGA
- a CDS encoding pitrilysin family protein: MIRFATALFLGAAAAMPARAEVDIQTVTSPGGVEAWLVEERSLPFVAIEIAFLGGTSLDVQGKRGAVNLMSALLEEGSGDLDARGFARATETLATSFGFSAGSEELSISARFLTENFDASVALLRDAIQKPRFDQADIERVRAQVVSGLSFEAKDPNKIASKTFASMAYGNHPYGTVESGTPESVAALTREDLLEAHRNVLVRDRVLVGAVGDITPEQLGDLLDAVLGALPQNGPLMPPHVEPVIEGGTTVVEFETPQSVVLFGQRGIAVDDDDYFAAVLLNQVLGGGSFESRLMQEVREKRGLTYGVYSYLYSRDLANAYMGSVSSANNRVAEAISVIRDEWSRAAEQGVTEEELRDAKTFLTGAYPLRFDGNSTIAGILVGMQTIGLEPDYVNTRNERVERVTLDDVKRVASELMDPDALHFVVVGKPEGLMQE, from the coding sequence ATGATCCGTTTTGCTACTGCCCTGTTCCTGGGCGCCGCAGCTGCAATGCCTGCACGCGCCGAAGTCGATATTCAGACAGTCACGTCCCCTGGCGGGGTCGAGGCGTGGCTGGTTGAGGAACGCTCTTTGCCATTCGTCGCGATTGAGATCGCCTTTCTGGGGGGCACCTCGCTGGATGTTCAGGGCAAGCGTGGTGCAGTTAACCTGATGTCCGCATTGCTTGAGGAAGGCTCTGGTGATCTGGACGCACGCGGATTTGCCCGCGCGACAGAGACGCTGGCAACATCTTTCGGTTTCAGCGCAGGATCGGAAGAACTCTCTATTTCTGCTCGTTTTCTGACAGAAAACTTCGATGCCTCTGTCGCGTTGCTGCGCGATGCGATCCAGAAGCCGCGCTTTGATCAGGCCGATATCGAGCGGGTGCGCGCGCAGGTGGTGTCAGGCCTTTCGTTCGAAGCAAAAGATCCGAATAAGATCGCCAGCAAAACCTTTGCGTCGATGGCTTACGGCAATCACCCTTATGGCACGGTTGAATCCGGCACGCCAGAAAGCGTCGCAGCACTGACGCGCGAAGACTTGCTAGAAGCGCATCGCAATGTGCTTGTGCGCGACCGTGTGTTGGTCGGAGCAGTGGGGGATATCACACCTGAGCAACTAGGTGACTTGCTGGACGCTGTATTGGGAGCTTTGCCGCAGAATGGTCCGCTCATGCCTCCGCATGTCGAGCCGGTCATTGAAGGTGGTACCACCGTTGTAGAATTCGAGACGCCGCAATCAGTTGTCCTATTCGGGCAGCGGGGCATTGCCGTGGATGATGATGACTATTTCGCCGCCGTGCTGCTCAATCAGGTGCTTGGAGGCGGTTCATTTGAAAGCCGCCTGATGCAGGAAGTGCGTGAAAAGCGTGGCCTGACCTATGGCGTCTATTCCTACCTCTACTCGCGTGATCTGGCCAATGCCTACATGGGCTCTGTCAGCTCTGCCAATAACCGCGTGGCCGAAGCAATTTCTGTCATCCGCGACGAATGGAGCCGTGCAGCGGAACAAGGTGTCACAGAAGAGGAGCTTCGGGACGCGAAGACCTTTTTGACCGGTGCTTATCCGCTGCGCTTTGACGGGAACAGCACCATTGCGGGTATTCTTGTCGGCATGCAAACGATCGGGCTTGAGCCTGACTACGTGAACACGCGTAATGAACGTGTTGAGCGCGTGACACTGGACGACGTAAAGCGTGTCGCATCAGAGCTGATGGACCCTGACGCATTGCATTTTGTGGTTGTGGGTAAGCCTGAAGGCTTGATGCAAGAATGA
- a CDS encoding pitrilysin family protein: MFRYARSLFLSAALLPAAALAESSGKVTDFVLDNGMQVVVIEDHRAPVVQHMLWYRAGSADEPKGSSGVAHFLEHLLFKATDKLEAGELSATVAANGGRDNAFTSYDYTAYYQRIAADRLELMMTMEADRMKNIRLTPENIATERNVIIEERNQRTENNPQALFGEQVSAAQYLNHRYGTPVIGWMHEMEELDLDDALGFYELYYSPNNAILVVSGDVTPDDVRALAEKHYAAIPANPDLPERLRTEEPIQNAERRVIFRDARVAQPYISRSYLVPERDSGAQETAAALTILAEILGGGTTSYLAEKLQFDTQTATYSAVWYSGVSLDDTTFRMVVVPSDGVSLEEGEAAMDKALADFIEAGVDPEQLDRIKLQIRAAEIYAQDNVDGIANRYGSALTSGLTIADVQAWPAVLDGVTAEDIMEAAKLLRREASVTGWLMRDEGDTQ, translated from the coding sequence ATGTTTCGATACGCCCGATCCCTTTTTCTTTCTGCGGCACTGTTGCCCGCCGCCGCGCTGGCCGAGAGCAGCGGCAAAGTCACTGACTTTGTCCTTGATAACGGTATGCAGGTTGTTGTCATCGAAGATCACCGCGCGCCCGTGGTGCAGCACATGCTGTGGTACCGCGCAGGATCAGCGGATGAGCCCAAGGGTTCTTCGGGTGTTGCGCATTTTCTTGAGCATCTATTGTTCAAGGCGACTGACAAGCTTGAAGCCGGAGAGCTGTCTGCCACGGTGGCTGCAAACGGGGGCCGCGATAATGCCTTCACCAGCTATGATTACACGGCGTATTACCAGCGCATCGCGGCGGATCGTCTCGAGCTGATGATGACGATGGAAGCAGACCGGATGAAGAACATCCGCCTGACACCAGAGAATATTGCGACAGAGCGCAATGTGATCATCGAAGAGCGTAACCAACGCACCGAGAACAACCCTCAAGCGCTGTTTGGCGAACAAGTCAGCGCGGCCCAGTACCTGAACCACCGCTATGGCACGCCCGTCATCGGCTGGATGCATGAGATGGAGGAGTTGGACCTCGACGATGCGCTTGGCTTTTACGAACTCTACTATTCGCCGAATAACGCCATTCTGGTTGTCTCAGGGGATGTGACACCAGACGATGTGCGAGCCTTGGCCGAGAAACATTACGCCGCGATTCCGGCAAACCCGGACCTGCCAGAGCGCCTGCGCACGGAAGAGCCTATCCAGAACGCGGAGCGCCGCGTGATTTTCCGTGATGCGCGTGTGGCGCAGCCCTATATCTCTCGTAGCTATCTGGTGCCCGAGCGTGACAGCGGCGCACAGGAGACGGCGGCTGCGTTGACAATTCTGGCAGAAATCTTAGGTGGGGGGACAACTTCCTATCTTGCCGAGAAACTGCAGTTCGATACGCAGACTGCCACATATTCTGCGGTTTGGTATTCAGGCGTGTCATTGGACGACACGACTTTCCGAATGGTTGTTGTGCCATCCGACGGGGTAAGCCTTGAGGAAGGTGAGGCGGCGATGGACAAGGCGCTTGCCGATTTCATAGAGGCAGGCGTAGATCCTGAACAGCTGGACCGGATCAAGCTGCAAATCCGCGCTGCCGAGATCTATGCGCAGGACAACGTTGATGGTATCGCGAACCGCTATGGATCCGCGCTGACCTCTGGTCTGACAATCGCCGACGTGCAGGCATGGCCTGCTGTTCTGGACGGTGTAACTGCTGAAGATATCATGGAAGCCGCAAAGCTTCTGCGCCGCGAAGCCTCTGTCACCGGCTGGTTGATGCGCGATGAAGGAGACACTCAATGA
- a CDS encoding DUF3035 domain-containing protein: protein MRIFALLFVLPVLVAGCANVGLRDLRSSSKGPDEFGIQPVASLQAPASFTELPTPTPGGANRADRSALAEGAQAFGGNLGDPNAAVPASDGALVQHASRLGVTQNIRQTLAESDAKFRRRKVRLTQFRIVPVDRYNQAYRGEALNAQAEQSRWRSAGARTPSAPPAD, encoded by the coding sequence ATGCGTATATTTGCTTTGTTGTTCGTACTGCCCGTGCTGGTTGCGGGGTGTGCCAACGTCGGCTTGCGTGATTTACGCAGTAGTTCCAAAGGACCTGATGAATTTGGTATCCAGCCTGTCGCATCCTTGCAGGCACCAGCAAGCTTCACTGAGCTGCCCACACCGACACCCGGCGGGGCAAACCGTGCGGACCGGTCTGCGCTGGCAGAAGGCGCACAAGCCTTCGGCGGCAATCTGGGCGATCCAAACGCGGCTGTGCCTGCCAGCGATGGCGCCTTGGTTCAACATGCAAGCCGCCTTGGTGTTACACAAAACATCCGCCAAACCCTTGCTGAATCGGATGCAAAATTCCGCCGTCGCAAAGTTCGCCTGACGCAGTTCCGGATCGTGCCGGTCGACCGCTACAATCAGGCCTACCGCGGCGAGGCGCTGAATGCCCAGGCCGAACAGAGCCGCTGGCGGAGCGCAGGTGCGCGGACCCCCTCTGCGCCTCCAGCAGACTGA
- the lspA gene encoding signal peptidase II yields the protein MRMIFWAGFAAFAIDQISKYVVIHMMELARIRSIDVLPPLINFRYGENRGINFGLFGGGSEASRWFLIILAAVICIAVVMWARQNAHSHLSRISAGLLVGGALANVLDRLIYGYVLDFLNMSCCGVDNPFVFNIADIFIFAGALGLIFFTDDSSAGPKSGSKNKLGKRTGKKAG from the coding sequence ATGCGGATGATTTTCTGGGCAGGCTTTGCTGCTTTTGCGATCGACCAGATCAGCAAATATGTGGTGATCCACATGATGGAGCTTGCCCGCATCCGAAGCATTGACGTGCTGCCGCCCCTGATCAACTTCCGCTACGGAGAGAACCGGGGGATCAATTTTGGTCTCTTCGGGGGCGGCTCGGAGGCGAGCCGCTGGTTTCTCATCATCCTTGCTGCGGTGATTTGTATCGCCGTTGTGATGTGGGCGCGCCAAAATGCACATTCGCATTTATCCCGCATTAGCGCAGGTTTGTTGGTTGGCGGTGCGCTGGCCAATGTTCTGGACCGTTTGATTTACGGCTATGTCCTTGATTTCTTGAACATGTCTTGCTGCGGTGTCGATAACCCCTTCGTGTTTAACATTGCTGATATTTTCATTTTTGCTGGCGCGCTGGGCCTGATCTTTTTCACAGATGACAGTAGCGCTGGCCCCAAGTCCGGAAGCAAGAACAAGCTGGGCAAGCGAACGGGTAAAAAAGCTGGGTGA
- the purH gene encoding bifunctional phosphoribosylaminoimidazolecarboxamide formyltransferase/IMP cyclohydrolase: MADLYPVKRALLSVSDKTGLIDFGRALAARGVELLSTGGTAKALRQAGLEVLDVSEVTGFPEMMDGRVKTLHPVVHGGLLALRDDAGHVASMEEHGIGAIDLVVVNLYPFEETVAKGAEYSEVIENIDIGGPAMIRSAAKNHGFVSVIVDVEDYDTYVAELEANDGQTTYALRQRLAQTAYARTAAYDTAVSTWMADAVGGTPRRRTFGGTLTQTLRYGENPHQQAAFYTDGSSRAGVATAKQHQGKELSYNNINDTDAAFELVSEFAPENGPAVAIIKHANPCGVATGGTMAEAYARAFDCDRTSAFGGIIALNQTLDAETAEAITGIFTEVVIAPDADEDAVKIFAAKKNLRLLTTGGLADPTAARLAPRQVSGGWLVQDRDVGRISRDDLKVVTKRQPTEQEMQDMLFAWTVAKHVKSNAIIYVKDGATVGVGAGQMSRVDSTRIAARKAQDMAEAMGLPAPLTQGSVVASDAFFPFADGLVTAAEAGATALIQPGGSMRDEEVIAAADEAGLAMVFTGMRHFRH, from the coding sequence ATGGCCGATCTGTACCCCGTAAAACGTGCCCTTCTCTCTGTGTCTGACAAGACCGGACTGATTGACTTTGGACGTGCCCTTGCGGCGCGCGGGGTCGAACTGCTGTCAACAGGAGGCACGGCAAAAGCGCTTCGGCAGGCGGGACTTGAGGTGCTGGACGTGTCCGAGGTGACGGGCTTTCCTGAAATGATGGATGGCCGCGTTAAAACACTGCATCCCGTGGTGCACGGCGGTTTGCTGGCGCTGCGTGACGATGCCGGTCATGTTGCTTCGATGGAAGAACACGGGATTGGAGCAATAGATTTGGTTGTGGTGAACCTCTACCCGTTTGAAGAAACCGTCGCCAAAGGCGCGGAATATTCCGAAGTCATCGAGAACATCGATATTGGCGGGCCTGCGATGATCCGTTCCGCCGCCAAGAACCACGGTTTTGTCAGCGTGATCGTGGATGTCGAAGACTACGATACTTACGTTGCCGAACTTGAGGCGAATGATGGCCAGACCACCTATGCGCTGCGTCAGCGCCTTGCCCAGACGGCTTATGCCCGTACCGCGGCCTATGACACTGCCGTGAGCACATGGATGGCTGATGCTGTTGGCGGCACGCCGCGTCGTCGGACCTTTGGCGGGACGCTGACCCAGACTCTTCGCTATGGTGAAAACCCGCACCAGCAAGCGGCGTTTTACACGGATGGCAGCAGCCGCGCGGGCGTGGCCACAGCAAAGCAACATCAGGGCAAAGAACTGTCCTATAACAACATCAACGATACCGACGCCGCGTTTGAGCTGGTCTCAGAGTTCGCGCCAGAAAACGGCCCCGCTGTGGCGATCATCAAACACGCGAACCCTTGTGGTGTAGCAACTGGTGGCACAATGGCCGAAGCATACGCCCGTGCGTTTGACTGTGACCGCACGTCTGCTTTTGGCGGTATCATTGCGCTGAACCAGACGCTGGATGCAGAAACAGCCGAAGCCATCACCGGTATCTTTACCGAGGTGGTGATCGCCCCTGATGCAGACGAGGATGCCGTCAAGATTTTCGCTGCCAAGAAGAATCTGCGTCTGTTGACCACAGGTGGCCTTGCCGACCCTACCGCCGCGCGCCTTGCGCCACGTCAGGTATCGGGTGGCTGGTTGGTTCAGGACCGCGATGTGGGCAGGATCAGCCGTGATGACCTTAAAGTGGTAACCAAACGCCAGCCAACAGAGCAGGAAATGCAGGACATGCTGTTTGCGTGGACCGTGGCAAAGCACGTCAAATCCAATGCGATCATTTATGTCAAAGACGGCGCGACCGTCGGCGTTGGCGCGGGCCAGATGAGCCGCGTAGACAGCACGCGCATCGCGGCGCGCAAAGCGCAAGACATGGCAGAGGCCATGGGCCTGCCCGCACCGCTAACCCAAGGTTCCGTTGTGGCATCCGATGCGTTCTTCCCGTTTGCTGACGGCTTGGTCACGGCGGCAGAGGCCGGTGCTACCGCACTCATTCAGCCTGGCGGCTCCATGCGCGACGAAGAAGTCATAGCAGCCGCAGACGAAGCGGGTCTGGCGATGGTGTTCACCGGCATGCGCCACTTCCGGCACTAA